TAGCGAGCGGGTCGAGCGGGTCAAGTTGGCGATTTACGCGCCGGCCGGCGACCGTCGCGGTAGCCGCTCGGCGTCCGGCGAGCGTGGCCGGATCCGGCTCAATGCTCGCCCCCGAAGCTAGGCCGAAGAGATCCTCAACGCTCGCATCGAGCGCGCGAGCGACCGAGAGCGCCAAACCGACGCCGGGTTGAGCGCGCCCGGACTCGATTGCACTGATTGCCTGGCGGCTGACGCCGGCGGCTTTGGCCAAGTCGCCTTGCGAAAGTCCCCGAACTCGCCGTCGAGACGAGACACCGTTAGCAACAGCACTTGGCATGATGGAAGGTATCTTTGCGGGGCAAACCTCTCCCTGCGTGCGGCGCCGGCCTGCGAGCGGCCAAGCAAGCGTTAAAATTTCGTCAACCCGCTCACCGAGGCGAGGCGGGGGGAGTCAGGGCCCGTAAACACGCCTTTACAGATGACTCCGCAGACGTACCGCGTCTTAGTAGCCGACGACGATGCCGACATGCGAACGCTCATGGCAACGGTCTTGCGGACCCCGACCTACGAGGTCGTTTTGTGTTCGGACGCAGAGTCGGCACTGGTTCGCGCCAACGACAAGAAGCCGTACGATGTCATCATTAGCGACTTCATGCTTCCCGGGATGTCCGGTCTCGAGCTCATCCAGCGCTTGCGCGCCAATCGGATGACTGCGAAAGTCCCGATTCTCATGATCAGCGCACACACGAACTACGGCATGGAAGATCGCGCGAAAGCCGCCGGCGCAAATCATTTTCTGAACAAACCCTTCACGCTTTCGCAACTGCGAAGCGCCTTGACCGGCCTTTTGGCCTCGAAGAGTGAAAGCGCGCTAACCGCCCAATAAGCGAACCGCATGGTTTCAGCGGTTCTCAAGGTCGCCGTCCTCGCGGTTTCTCTTGCGCTCGACGTATTCGCCGTTTCAGTCGGCGTTGGCGTTCGCGGTCACACGCGTGCAGAAAAAGTGCGTATCGGTGCGGCATTCGGCGCCGCCGAAGTTATCATGAATCTGATCGGGGCGGGAATCGGCCGTGGCGTCGGACAGCTGATCGGCGCCGCCGCCGCATATCTTGGATTCGTGGCGCTCATCGGCGTCGGCGTCTACATGATCGTCGAAAGCGTGCGCGAGGAATCGGGTGAGCTCGACCTGTCGACGGGCTGGGGACTTTTCGTTGCAGCGATCTCGATCAGTTTGGATTCACTCGGCGTCGGCTTTACGTTACCGTACCTCGGTGTTAATATCGTCTTCGCGTTGGCAGCGGTGTTCGCCGCATCGATCGTAGCGACGACCAGCGGTTTGGCACTCGGACGCATCGTCGGCAATCGCGTCGGCGGAGCGACGGGACTCATTGCGGGAATCTTGCTCGCCCTGACGGGCATCGTTTTCGCGATCGCGCGCGCACTCGGTTTCTAGCGTTGAGCGTAGCGGAAGAGCTTTTCGATCGCTGGGAAGCCACCGGCGCACGTTCGCTGATCGTCGTCGGGACCGCCAAGAATGTCGGCAAAACAACGACTGTCACATCGCTTCTGCGGGTTGCCGACTCGCGCGATTTGCGGATTGGCCTTACGTCTATCGGACGCGACGGCGAAGCCTTCGACGCCGTCGACGAAGCGCCGAAGCCGCGCATCTTTGTCGAGGCCGGCACGATCGTGGCGGCCGGCCGCGCGCTCGTTCCGCAACCGCGCACGATCGAGATTCTCGACGAGCACGAGCGCAGCGCACTTGGTCCGATCGTGTTTTATCGGACGAACATTCCGCAGTATGTCGAAATCTCCGGTGCGCCGACGGCGCGTGGCATGCGATCCGTTATCGAACGCCTCGTGCATCTCGGCGTCGATCGCGTCATCGTCGACGGTGCGATCGATCGTGTCGCCGTCGTCGCAACGGGTTTCGATCCTTTGTTCGTCGCAACCGGAATGGCGCTTGCGTCGACGATCGAGGGGGTTGCCGAAACGACGCAGCGTTTTGTGGCGAGTGAACGGATCGGTTCGGAGCGCGTGCTTGCGTGCACGACCTGTCCGGTTGGAGAAGGGTGCAGCGTCGATGCGAAGGCGCTGGGTGATGCGGTTTCGCGCGCCACGGGTCTTCCGTGTTACGACGTGCAAGCAGGATTACGATGGATCCCTTGATCGTCACCGTTGCGCCCGTCGGTGCCGAGTTGACGCCGGATCAGACGCCGTATCTGCCGGTAACGCCGGAGCAGCTCGGCGAAACCGCCGCCGCGTGCGAAGCCGCGGGCGCGTCGATCGTGCACGTTCACTGTCGCACGGACGACGGCGCGAATACGCAGGCGGTTGCGCGCTTCCGTGATGCATTGCGTGCAATCCGGTCGCGCAGCAAATTGATCGTGCAATTTTCAACCGGCGGCGCGATTGGGATGACGCCCGATGAGCGTGCTGCTCCGCTCGAATTGCAACCCGAGATGGCGACTCTCACGTGCGGGACCGTCAATTTCGGCGACGACGTTTTCGAGAACAGCTTCCCGATCATGCGGGGCATCTTGTCTGTGATGCAGCGTTACGACGTGCGCCCCGAGCTCGAGATCTTTGATGCCGGACATCTCACAAACGCGAAGCGGCTCGCGGTCGAGGGCCTGCTGCGCTTTCCGCAACACGTCGATTTCGTGCTCGGCGTTCCGGGCGGACTCGAGGCAAGCGCCGAGGCTTTGCTCGACTGCGTGCGAGCGCTTCCGCCGGGGTGTACCTGGTCGGTTGCGGCGATCGGGCGGATGCAGCTACCGATGGCGACGATCGCGGTCGCGATGGGCGGCCACGTCCGCGTCGGCCTCGAGGACAACATTTGGTATACGAAGGGTAAGCTAGCTCGAAATGAAGAGCTGGTCGCGCGCGTTACCCGGATTGCGGCAGAGCTTGGGCGCCCCGTGGCTACGCCCGACGACGCTCGCCGCATCCTTCGATTGCCAGGATTCAACACCGCTGCTTAGAACGCCGATGCCGACTTGATAACGTACGTCATCCGCCGGACGCTCTTGAACATACCTCTGCTGATTCTGATCAGCTTGGTGATCTTCATAATTCTGTCCAATGCGCCGGGCGGCGCGCTGACGCCATATCTGCAGAACCCGCATATCACGCAAGCCGATATCGAGCGCCTCAAACACAATCTCGGCCTCGATCAACCGCTCCCGATTCAGTACGTGCACTGGCTGGGCAAGGTTCTCACCGGCGATCTCGGATACTCGACGTCGAACTCTGAGACCGTCACGCAGGCGATCTTCGAACGGCTTCCCGCCACACTCGAGCTCATGGGTGCGGCGTTTTTATTTTCGCTGGGCATCGGCGTGACGTTTGGGATTCTCTCGGCGCTCAAGCCGTACTCGTGGCTCGACTATGTGGTGACGACGTTCGCGTTCTTCGGACAGTCGATGCCCGTGTTCTGGTTCGCATTGATGCTGCAGCTCGCGTTCGCGGTCTATGGCATTCCGTTGCCCGACGGCTACAAGATTCAGCTGCCCTCGGCCAGCATGTGCTCGACCGACGCGTGCGGCTTCGGCGATCGCATCGAGCATTTGATTTTGCCCACGATCGTGCTCTCTCTACTTTTCATAGCAACTTGGAGCCGCTTCATGCGCTCCTCGATGCTCGAAGTGATCAACACAGATTACATGCGTACGGCGACCGCCAAGGGTCTTTCAAAAGTCAAAGTCGTGCTCAAACACGGTCTGAAGAACGCGCTAATCCCACTCGTCACGATCGTTGCACTTGGATTACCCGGCCTCGTCGCGGGCGCCGTCGTGACTGAGACGATTTTCGCGTGGCCGGGAATGGGGCGCTTGTTCATCAACGCGCTCACGCAATTCGATTTTGCGCTACTCATGGGCTATTTGATGCTCGTCTCGTTCTTGGTCGTGCTCTTCAATTTGCTGGCCGACATTGCGTACGCGTGGCTTGATCCGCGTGTGAAGTACAGCTAATGCAAACGACGCTGCCGACCACCGCTACGCTTCCGGCCGACGACCACTTCGAGCTTCGCAAGCACGTCACGTGGAATCGCTTCCGCAAGCACAAGCTGGCACTCGTGGGTGGCGTTGTCTTCGCGTTTACGATTCTCATTGCGGTGTGCGCCCACTGGATCGCACCGTGGGATCCGAACTTCATCGATCAAGCTCACTGGAGCGGCTATCCGCTCGCACCGGGCGTCGCGGGACACATTCTCGGGACCGACGAGAACGGTCGAGATTTGCTTTCGCGTCTGATTTTCGGAGCGCAAATCTCGTTGACGGTCGCGATCTTCGCGGTGACGATGGAGATCGTGCTCGGCACGGTGCTTGGCGCGATCGCCGGGTACTACGGCGGGGTCATCGACTTCACGATCATGCGGATGACCGACGTCGTGCTCTCGATACCGCTCCTGCCGTTGTTGCTCGTGTTGACCGCAATCGTCGCCGAGACGTCGAACAAAGCCGCGCTCAATTTTGCATCGATCGTCTTGATCATCGGATTCGTCAGTTGGCCGCCCGTCGCGCGTATCGTCCGGGCGGTTTTTTTGAGCTTGCGCGAACGGGAGTATGCGGAAGCTGCGCGCGCGCTCGGCAACAACGACGGTCGAATCATTTTCCGCCACCTCCTGCCGAACGCCATGGCGCCGATTATCGTGCAGGCGACGCTCGAGGTCGCGAACGTCATCATCTTGGAGTCGACGCTGTCGTTCCTCGGCTTTGGTATACAGCCGCCGACCGCAAGCTGGGGCAACATGCTCGCGAACGCGCAGGCCAACATGGCGATCGCGCCCTGGGCTGCGATTTTCCCCGGCCTCTGCATCCTCATCACCGTTTTGGCGATCAATTATCTGGGCGACGGCCTGCGGGATGCTCTTGACCCCAATATGAGGTAGGCCCTAGACTCTCTTGGCCCCCGTGCGCGAGTGGCGGAATTGGTAGACGCACTAGCTTGAGGGGCTAGCGCCGGCAACGGCGTGCAGGTTCAAGTCCTGTCTCGCGCATGACTCACAAACCCTGATGGAATCAGGGTTTTTTACTTGTCTGTCGATGTGGATAACTTTGGTGGGCTGGCACTCTGCGGGAGCAATGGAGCGCATTGCTTGGACTCCCGTAGACTCTGGGAAACATGCTTGGACTTGCCGGTCGAAGGAAGCCGCGAGTGGGCCCTGGTCGGCAGGCATTTACGGGCGCATAGATATCTAGCGTTATGGAGGAAGTGAAACCCCACGACTCAACGACCTTACGCCTTCAAGTGCACTTGAAGTCAAGGGCCCGAAAAAGGGAGGCAGTCAGCCTGAGCGGTTTGTCGTTCTGAAGCTCGGAAAGTTCGGCTTGCGCTTGGCGCTGAACGCGGTCACGCCCTCGATGAAGTCGGGTGTTGTGCGCAGTCGTGCGTATTCTCGGCCCTCCAGATCCATCGCGACGTGTAAGGGAGCGTCGT
Above is a genomic segment from Candidatus Baltobacteraceae bacterium containing:
- a CDS encoding response regulator, whose amino-acid sequence is MTPQTYRVLVADDDADMRTLMATVLRTPTYEVVLCSDAESALVRANDKKPYDVIISDFMLPGMSGLELIQRLRANRMTAKVPILMISAHTNYGMEDRAKAAGANHFLNKPFTLSQLRSALTGLLASKSESALTAQ
- a CDS encoding ABC transporter permease, which encodes MITYVIRRTLLNIPLLILISLVIFIILSNAPGGALTPYLQNPHITQADIERLKHNLGLDQPLPIQYVHWLGKVLTGDLGYSTSNSETVTQAIFERLPATLELMGAAFLFSLGIGVTFGILSALKPYSWLDYVVTTFAFFGQSMPVFWFALMLQLAFAVYGIPLPDGYKIQLPSASMCSTDACGFGDRIEHLILPTIVLSLLFIATWSRFMRSSMLEVINTDYMRTATAKGLSKVKVVLKHGLKNALIPLVTIVALGLPGLVAGAVVTETIFAWPGMGRLFINALTQFDFALLMGYLMLVSFLVVLFNLLADIAYAWLDPRVKYS
- a CDS encoding 3-keto-5-aminohexanoate cleavage protein; the encoded protein is MDPLIVTVAPVGAELTPDQTPYLPVTPEQLGETAAACEAAGASIVHVHCRTDDGANTQAVARFRDALRAIRSRSKLIVQFSTGGAIGMTPDERAAPLELQPEMATLTCGTVNFGDDVFENSFPIMRGILSVMQRYDVRPELEIFDAGHLTNAKRLAVEGLLRFPQHVDFVLGVPGGLEASAEALLDCVRALPPGCTWSVAAIGRMQLPMATIAVAMGGHVRVGLEDNIWYTKGKLARNEELVARVTRIAAELGRPVATPDDARRILRLPGFNTAA
- a CDS encoding manganese efflux pump; translated protein: MVSAVLKVAVLAVSLALDVFAVSVGVGVRGHTRAEKVRIGAAFGAAEVIMNLIGAGIGRGVGQLIGAAAAYLGFVALIGVGVYMIVESVREESGELDLSTGWGLFVAAISISLDSLGVGFTLPYLGVNIVFALAAVFAASIVATTSGLALGRIVGNRVGGATGLIAGILLALTGIVFAIARALGF
- a CDS encoding ABC transporter permease, with translation MQTTLPTTATLPADDHFELRKHVTWNRFRKHKLALVGGVVFAFTILIAVCAHWIAPWDPNFIDQAHWSGYPLAPGVAGHILGTDENGRDLLSRLIFGAQISLTVAIFAVTMEIVLGTVLGAIAGYYGGVIDFTIMRMTDVVLSIPLLPLLLVLTAIVAETSNKAALNFASIVLIIGFVSWPPVARIVRAVFLSLREREYAEAARALGNNDGRIIFRHLLPNAMAPIIVQATLEVANVIILESTLSFLGFGIQPPTASWGNMLANAQANMAIAPWAAIFPGLCILITVLAINYLGDGLRDALDPNMR